The Glycine soja cultivar W05 chromosome 19, ASM419377v2, whole genome shotgun sequence genomic sequence agattgcttcaacaaacaaagccttgtttcaagattcactaaagaccaagccttgccttaaaacaaagtgctttcaagacatgcaaggctctggtaatcgattaccaggaagtgtaatcgattaccaaaagacagggttgagaaataactgttgaaaagggttttgaatttgaattttgaacatgtaatcgattaccatatgtttgtaatcgattaccagcaacgaaactttggaaattcaaattcaaaagtcataacccttcaaattataactgtgtaatcgattacacaaacattgtaatcgattaccagtggaaagttttcagaaaatctgccaacaatcacatcttttcattagatttgtcaatggccatcaaaggcctataaataggtgacttgggaacGAATTatagagagagttttgctggtccaaaatgtcttatcctctcaaaagaaaatgagagagattccaagagaacttcattgtcaaatgctctctcaagaactcttgggcaaacacttgcaaatccattaagagttcatccatggatcttcattgtaatattcttcttattcaatgagattggttaagagaatgtgagtctcttgttgtaaagcatctaaacacaagggatgagttgtccctgtgtggttcagactttgtaaaaggaatttacaaagatagtggaaatctcaagtgggttgcttgagtactggacgtaggcatgggaagtggtcgaaccagtataaaattgtgtttgcattctctcttcccttatcttatttattttggtgcaatcaattgtgtcttgcatgtttaaagaacattgttaaattgattgttgttgcttcttttgcattctaagcctatccctcttaagattattgaggccacaaggtccaacaaatgaaaaacaagTAAATGGAGAGAAGGAcaagaaaggaaaatagaaaaacagAGAGACAAGAATGGGAATGTTGGTTGGATTAAAGATTAAGCTTTGCGCGTTCAAAATTCAGATCAGAGAAAGAAAGTGACGAGTAGACGAAGTGAATTTGAACACAAAAACGGGGTTTCCTTTTATATGGGGAAGTAGCCCTTGGATGTGGTATGAAAAAATTACACTTAAATCCTTCACTATCAGTTTGCAATGGCGTTAGTAGTTTCGCCAGCATCTATCTTACACGGGAGGGTTACAGTAttagtcatttaaaaaaattagtctcatattaatgtttttgtttttaatctatACATTTAACTAATAATGGTGTATGCTTAATATATTTTCAGATTATTTTAaggaataaaagtaaaaaaaattcatatttctttgtgttttttttctaaagagCACATGTGTCATATTTCTTAGTATtacacagaaaagaaaaaacaattttaaaagttatatttgtaagtttatgcttattttaatttaatgtgaaaacataatatatatttttaaaataaatatatttttaaaataaattaattcaaatatattttagtagtTTAAAACTATgatgtattttaaattaaattaaattaataacaaaagcATTTTTTCTTATAGGGGTGACAACATATCTGAATCAATTTGATAATTTGATAAATCTAAATCAATTCATGTTGAAACATCCATATTGGTTCAAATCAGGTTGAAAAATCCAGATTGGTTCAAATTAGGttgaaaaattacaaatccGATGAGTTTGAGATTAAATCTCAAATTTCACTTTTGAAAATTACTATCAGCCCAACTACtttgtatgttttattttattatattttatatattttaaacctTTAGTTTGGACATTTTAGCTTAgcccaattttattttacttttgcaTTTTGAGGTCActgatcaattattattttcttttaaaagaatcGGAGAGCAAAGGACAAGCTAATGGGGTTGGCATCCCAACTATGTTGGCACCCCAACCCATCAGAACCAAAATGCTCACCCCAAAATATTATTGATGAAAAGATGAACAAAACACTTGGGAGGGCCAAACCATACCCAATGAAGCAAGACTAAATGAACCTTTGAAAAGGAAGCTCATCTGTGTATCTACTAAGCTCCTAAGAAATGAAAGAAGGTGGTGAATTCCACCAAGTATGACCTGAGTTTAGAACAACAAAAAGAGGCAACTTTGTCAGCACAAGCATTTCCCTCTCTATAAAAGTGAGTTACCCAGGGATTGAAAATATACCATGGAACTGTTGTAGGATTATAATAAGCATGGATCCCAAGAGACGAGTCTGTTTCGATCCAAACGCAATCCCGATGTTAAGAGATCACCTTTTCAATTGCGAGGATGGATGCAATAATCTTTGCAATGAAAGCACTCTCAATGCCAATGCTAGCTGCAAACGCCCCCGTGAAATTTAATCttgaatcaacaaaaaaaaaaaccaccactACTCGCTCTACCCAGATTCCCTCTAACTGCCTTGTCCGTGTTAATTTTGATCCATAAAGATGGGGGATTTCCAAAGGATTGGTTTGATAACCACTGCTTTCTTCGAATAACTAGAAACATAGAGTTTTTTAAGAACAGAGAAATCAACAATAGAGTTCCCTATAGTCCCTATTATAGTCGTCCCTATGAGGCGAACGGAGGTGCAAATAGCACTAATGGTTGCTTCAAAAGCCATTACATGGTTCCCAAAGCTCATCTTATTTCATCGGttctaaatctaaaaataagcCAAAGTTACTATAGCCAACACTATATCCGACACCTGAGACGACCAATTTTCGCCAGAGATCTAGATAGAATGGTAGATTTAAGATATATCAATTTGCCTCCCTAAAAAGGATTATAGCCAATTGTTCGTTGTCCGGCAAGTGTAccagatcgcacaagtagtataaaatggtaagaatcgagtatcgaactcttgggAAACTTGTGatacttggtaaagctacttcagtgaataggtgtctagtataaAAAGAGAGGTGTTTActatgaacaggtgtgtaaactaactattaaaaaagaaaatcacgtgagtaatgatgcaTAAAGACAAGTAGgtaacacgttggtcttcctaatagatgcctgatgttataaggatattctctacctaataatgctcatgtgttctatggtgtctcctgaaatgctaaaccttGATTCCTCACGATAAAAAAGTTATAGGATTCgtttatgtaaagaaaaaaaacgatTATGAACCAAGTTTATGTAATAAAAAGCTACTTCTcaaatttgttttgaaaaattgtcAGATTCTATTTAATaacatattttgatatttatattttctttgaagagaaatgttgcttttcatttttaaacttgtttgaaaattatttttagtgtacgaataattttattctatctaaaatatgattttcGTAAACTTAAAAATGTAtgcaacaaagaaaaaacatgaaaaacaataaaaggaTACAACACTGcaggaaattttatttttgatgctGCTTTCTGGTAACTACAATGTTTATGTATTATTCTTGttatcttttgtttgttttgtcttATGGACTTGATGATTTATGCAAGCTTGTACTTTTGAACACTTgcttatcttatccagagctTTCAGTTTCTAAACTAAGTGCTTTTAAACTATTTGCATAacttttgttgattttgttacTTATGGTGTGTGTCAGGTATTTGTGTTCCATTCCTTGTTTAGTTATGATGCATTTTTTGATGATACTCAAGTCATGTGTAACTTTTGAACATCTACCTAGCCCTTGACTGGAGATATCTTTCAAGCATGCTTTTGATCATACAAAACTTTTCATTTCTATTGCACTTTGATATGGGAAAAGCAAGATTTTCCTTTCATGATTCTAGCTAGTAAACTCTATTCTAGTAGTCCTACTTCTATTGTGGCTGATCCTATGTCTGGAAGGTTGACATACTTCAAGTTGATTCTTCGTACCTTTCTTGATGCTTATTGATCAAGTCCTATATCATAAACACATCATTAAAAGAAACCATTAGCAACCAAAGCTAGATAACTTAAAATTTACTTCTTataagttaattattaataaagctCAAGCATTAAAAGGAGTTATTCTTCAAAGATTTCAAATATCATCATATTAgtcctgtattttttttttcaaacgaTGGTCACTCAAAGATTTAATTTGCCACTAAATTATTatctcaatattttaaaaaggaatATTTTCTCTCATAGTTGTTCTAGTTgacacaaataaaattatttcttgtaGAGATTGATGtgatctttaaaaataattaaaaaattaaaaagaaagactgaactaatgaaaaaaaaagagattaatttactgacaaattaaatttttgaaaaacttcctaattagaagataaaatagttcaaaaaatcttattagaaataaatttgTGTCCAAAATTTGTCAAAGACCTGTGTAATAAGGCATATAACTTAAGTttaatttcctaaaaaaaagtACTATAACAGGAAAGCCAAATCACAAGGACACACGGTAATACCGAAACATTTAACAAATCCCGATGTGCTCATCTTCCAACACTGTTCTGTTACTGAAatactttaattaattgttgACATGGTAATCAGAAatggtctctatttatagccgtggtaaaatatatgttaattatGGTTCGATTGTGACCCAATCCCTCACAAAATTTCCATATTCCACCACATACTTTTGCTGAGCATGCTTAAACAGTTAAACTTGCAACAGTAACAGGAAGCCAAATTAaacattttcatgaaatttttaatattgagAAACAGTCTAAACTGAACTTTGATTTAGTTAACGATCTTCCCattattaaataacattatCAGAACGAGTACAAGGAAAGCCAAGTCGACAAGGTAATACCAAACacttgccttttccttttcatatGGAGCATTTCCTTAGTCAATACTATTGGATCAAGCACGCATGTAGTTGTTAAGGAATGGTTCCACATGAAATAAAGAATTAATTACGGTAAAGATAAACTGCAAACCAATTCAATGCTTCACCCTTATAAATAGCAAGCTCCACGTGAATCAAAATTCAATTCTCACAAGCGATTAAATATAGAAGAGTCAGTTAAGATAAGAGTGTATTACTAAGAGGAGAAAAATGAAAGTTGTGTACTTCCTTGTTGCCATCTTGGCTTTGACATCCTCTGTGGTCTCTGCCTATGACCCTAGTCCTCTCCAAGACTTTTGTGTGGCAGCCAAAGAAAAAGATGGTGGTATGTAAAAGCAAACACTCCTCAACACAATTTAAGATTGttgcataatatatatatatatatatatatatatatatatatatatatatatatatatatatatatatatatagagagagagagagagagagagagagagagagagagagagagagagatgttgTCTAGAattattgtgattgatgatttttattaattaaaacctTTGCCTTTTATCTTGTAGTATTTGTGAATGGAAAGTTCTGCAAAGATCCCAAACTTGTGAAAGCTGAAGACTTCTTCAGACATGTAGAACCGGGGAAGACTGACAACCCAGTAGGTTCAAACGTGACTCAGGTGTTTGTTGATCAACTACCGGGACTAAACACGCTGGGCATAGCTTTGGCTCGCATAGATTTCGCACCAAAGGGTTTGAACGCTCCCCACACTCACCCTCGGGGCACTGAGATCCTTATAGTCCTTGAGGGTACTCTCTATGTTGGATTTGTGACTTCCAATCAAGATGGAAATCGCCTCTTCACCAAAGTGCTGAACAAGGGTGATGTGTTTGTGTTCCCAATTGGTCTCATTCATTTCCAACTCAATGTGGGATATGGCAATGCTGCTGCCATTGCTGCTCTTAGCAGTCAAAATCCAGGAGCCATCACCATTGCAAATGCTTTGTTTAAAGCTAATCCACCTATTTCTTCTGAGGTTCTCACCAAAGCTTTCCAGGTGGACAAGAGCATAATTGATTATCTTCAAAAGCAATCTTGGTACGACAACAATAACTAATTTGGGAGTATGGACGAGCATTTCACACTAGCTAGTTACTGTATTACTGACCACTTTATTGTTTCAATCACCCCATACAACAGacctaataaataaaatttaatgtatgcgggttattaatttttatacataatatttgTTCTGTTTggagtttaatttgatttaatacaTATTGCTTGTGAGTTCCATTAATAAAAGAACCTATTCTTTCTGGAGTTGCTGCTGTTTTCGAGTTATTAGATTGTTTGTGTGTCAAGAGTGAGTACTATGCATTTCAATGTGTTAATTACTTGCCTTAAGTATGCTACCACGGGCATATTTATTTAGGAAGGTCTTTAGTAACTGGATGGTGGAAGGGATTTTCAGGTAACAAAATTAGCATATCAAGGCCAAAGCAATTACAACAGGATGCGAAAGTCAAAGGATATATAACAACAATGTAAGGAAACAAGTTCAAATGAACAACGtcattcatttttattctaaagCTGATAAATCACAAATTGTCTCTATTTGTTGCCTTGTGAATATATATAAGCTAttaaatgtctctatttatTTAGGCAGGTTTTTAGTAACTAGAATGTGGAAGGGATTTTCAGGTAACAGAATTAACATATTAACGCCTATGGGTTACCTTCAGAGTAATCATCGATTCCCCCATATGTATTGTCCCTACATTATCAAACTCAGCCTAGTCCACCATAGTACTTGCCTTTAAGGCCaaagcaattaaaaaataaaactttccaTCACTTTGAACATATTAGTATTACTGTAAGAGATGTAACATCTTTGCTCCACTTCCAGTTTTTGCTCTCTACTGTCTCGTGCCAACTTTTCGGCATCTCTGCACTGCCTTATTCAAGCACCACTGTCGCCTAGGAAAATGACTTATACTTACAGAGAAAAATTGTCACTAGAAATCCAAAATCTGTAGATAGATGTATCAAAGACTTTGTCCTACGGACATTTTAGGCATCAACTTTGAGGGGATATACAATGACAACTAATAATCTGTCACCATAGACTTGACCTATGGATATATTTGTACCTGCAGTCAAATTTGACTATCACTATATCTTACACCTACAATTTCAAATGTGTAggtaaaagatattaatttatacCTACAATCTCTAACCATAGGTAAAAGTCATTTACTTGTACCTACGGTCTTCGTAAAtgccatataataataataaaaatagttccTAATTATGCTTTttgttgattataatttttaattaaatatattttattttttcttttaaaaaaatataattgaaagaaGGATAAATGAAACTTAAAATAGAAGAAACCACCAACAATTTATacacttgaaagttgaaacttaaaatattacttcctatattttttgtttgaatttccTGTGTACTTGAATTTCACAAATCAATGGGTAAAGACAATCATATGTACagtttagaatttaattaacaaCCACTCAAGACATCTAGAATATCAATGTCTTTCCAATCAAAGCATTCTGACATCTTCATCACTATCTAAACCATGTTCCTGAAATAACAATATCACTTATTAAGAATAGCACTAATATCATAAACCAATATTCAACAAAATATAAGCatctatatttaaaaaataataatctaaaaattcatatttattggtcaaatttaaacaaagtggtgataaatgaaaatttataaatataggCAAGCAAGATAGAAAGACAACCATACAAAACTTCCTAGGCCTATATGTCAAGAAATTATGAAACTATTAATTAAGCATTTGGTTCCAAGAACATTAGGAGCAATGTCCAATCAAAACCTCATTTGTAAGTTATgcaaatttcttttacattCACAAAATGATAGCAGCTCTTTCAAATGCACCCAATCCCATGGAGTCTCCATTGTAAGTTTTTCTACAATAGGTCCTATCTTAAAAATCAAGAAATggttaaataaattcatttcttgAGGAGCTACAATTAACAACACAAGTGAGTTAAGGagctaaaagtaataaaatcacATCTATTGTTTCATTACCTATCACTACAATTAAAAACTAGGAAAATTGTCAACAATACATACTAGTACAAATGTaaacaaaatgtaaaaaatagtggTCTGTACTTGGCAGTAATTTTACTAACCaataattaatcacattaaatttatcaatactttatattgttttttctaaactattcttactatttttaaaattaattatctctCTTTCTATACTTAATTGTTACTCAcctaattgtttaattttgggagagagaaaaataataagagaactGTTATAATATGCTTAACTTAAATCTTACTCAGATAAAAAAATGCAAGCAACCGCAAGCATGTGTATTCAGCCAGTGTAACCAAAAGAAATACTGACAACTTTTTCTCTTCCAACTTTCTCTGTTATAATGATAAGATatattccttaaaaaatattattataatatatcaaatataaatcttactaaaaaaaaaatttaacatcttAAAACAAACCTTCCTTTGTGGTTGTATTTAATTGTACAGATTCTGCTGCCCatatattaatcttatttttaagtttaaaatgaGGCCATAAAgaacaaattaaaagatattttctatGTGCAAtaacagaatatatatatatatatatatatatatatatatatatatatatatatatatatatatatatatatatatatatatatatatatatatatatatatatataattgttttggGGGTGAGGGATTTTTGGTACCTCCCAACGTGGTGGGCACGCGAGGCTATTCAACGATCACTAGCAAGCCACAAAACTTGCAAAAACCTGCATATATAGACACATTAATCAAGTTAATGAATGTGTGATACGAGTGTAATAAAGCTTAATTAGAAATGTAACTATAGATATAAAATGTCTTATATATATTGACAAAATATATAGCAGAGAAGATAATTAAGTAGTTATCATGGGTCACAAGCCACATGGCAGGCCTAGAATGAATCTAGAACAATAGTCAATACCCTaatgaagaaattttcttttcatcaattttaCAAATAACAACTAAGTATAAACTCTCAAAATCGATCTTAAAGTGTTTGTAATTCTTCATCACCAGTATAGACCACTATTTTTTTGtctatgttttttatatttatcctCATCTTTTCTAATTTCATCCTCATCTCTTGATGTTTGATCCTTTATACATAATCATTGACATTAAATGGTGACATTCAGAAGCAATATATCAGATGTAGTTAATGCTCAAATTAATCAGTGACGAAGCAATTAGATTTTGGTCAAccactattttttattctacaaaaaaaaaactcttgatgaggtaaaaaagaaggaaaaggaggaaCAAGTTGCTTCCAAAAGATTCTTTTTCAATATGAAATTACACACACGATAAGAATGTAGACTCTATGCTAGCAATTCTAGCATGAACAACAGAACAAGTGCTTGTTAAGACACATTACCAatcataattcaataaacattaaACTAATAATTGAAGAAGGCATCAAAGCCCTTGTTAGAATTGCTAATGCTCATCTCCTGTTATTAGCCCTTAGCCATGTATTCTTCCATATTGAGTATTCGGGATCatcaatattcaaattaaaattttatcaggCTAAACTCTAATCACTTTTCAAGGGTACCACCCACTACTATACAATCTGATAAACTTTCAGGTTGTATATTAGTGGTACATTTATATAATTGTGATAAAATTGTGTTGTAATCAGTGAAAAACATGTCCCTGACATCTAGCTGGACACTCTATGAGAAGGAATAACATCATAACTTGTGAATCAAGAATTTTAGTTGGAATTGAATCATATCCCTGTAATATTGAGACAAATAGTGGCCAcgtgaaaatatatataaaaataatactacaATACCTTTCATAGGGGTTATCCATTGAAGTTAACattaaaaaagatattgtcAAATTGATGTTCTATCCTTATAAGTTagtcaacatactttttgtttagCCCTAAGAAACAGAATCCAATACATATAGAAGATACGAGTGTAGAAGGaactaaaagaaatataatgGGTTACGATTTATCTTCAAGCCCAATATTTGGATACCACTGTCATTGACATATACTCTTGATTGATATATAGGAAGTGGAGAAGAGAGTTCCTCCTGAATTAAGGACAATGGGAAACAACAATGACAAGACACCAAAGGACATTTTAATAATCacattttatgataaatttcaaaatatcaaaatagcAAGAGATCTTCATCACATGATATTAATATGCTGATTAGTATTCAAGATTTGGAAACAAGCACCTCTTCAATACTTCTTGTGACatactgttggatcaagtgacctcggaataattaagaaagggggggttgaattaattattaatgaacctctactaattaaaatttacccttcttagacttttactatgttgttaagaaagtaaagaacaaaaatataaacttaaccaaaagtaaaagcggtaattaaagtgcacatcggaaattaaaagagtagggaagaagaagacaaacacacaagagttttatactggttcggcaacaacccgtgcctacatccagtccccaagcgacctgtgatccttgagatttcttttcaaccttgtaaaaatccttttacaagaaaagatccacaagggatgtaccctcccttgttctctttgaacaacctagtggatgtaccctccactagaactgatccacaagagatgtatcctctcttgttctcagtcaacaacc encodes the following:
- the LOC114399519 gene encoding germin-like protein subfamily 1 member 7, with the protein product MKVVYFLVAILALTSSVVSAYDPSPLQDFCVAAKEKDGVFVNGKFCKDPKLVKAEDFFRHVEPGKTDNPVGSNVTQVFVDQLPGLNTLGIALARIDFAPKGLNAPHTHPRGTEILIVLEGTLYVGFVTSNQDGNRLFTKVLNKGDVFVFPIGLIHFQLNVGYGNAAAIAALSSQNPGAITIANALFKANPPISSEVLTKAFQVDKSIIDYLQKQSWYDNNN